In the Bacteroidota bacterium genome, one interval contains:
- a CDS encoding aminotransferase class I/II-fold pyridoxal phosphate-dependent enzyme, which translates to MAGGLIGSEILKIAADIRGMVAEGKTICNLTVGDFSPAEFRIPKFLEENIREALKRGETNYPPSDGMLPLKKSILVFYERWLNLKYPLESVLVTGGSRPGIYGTYRAVVDPEDRVLYPVPSWNNNHYCHQVGAQGVPVICNSENAFLPTRKDLEPHIRGARLLALNSPLNPTGTAFSKEALEEICDLVLEENARRGHDERPLFVMYDQVYWMLTFGATVHYNPVTLRPEMEPYTVFVDGISKPFAATGVRVGWVVGPPDVVQKMSSIIGHVGAWAPRAEQVAVAKLLSATDQVKAYHKKMKAGLQSRLDALYKGLLLLRKQGLPVDAITPMGAIYLTARFALNGRKTPSGDMLDTNEDIRRYLLHHAGLAIVPFQAFGMNEESGWFRLSVGAVSLAEIREMLPLLEKSLHQLSH; encoded by the coding sequence ATGGCCGGGGGTTTGATCGGGTCGGAGATTCTGAAAATTGCTGCAGATATTCGCGGCATGGTGGCGGAAGGGAAAACCATCTGCAATCTTACGGTAGGCGATTTCAGTCCTGCGGAATTCAGAATCCCGAAATTCTTAGAAGAGAATATCAGGGAAGCATTGAAGCGCGGCGAAACGAATTACCCTCCTTCCGATGGTATGCTGCCGCTGAAGAAATCCATTCTTGTCTTCTATGAACGGTGGCTCAATCTGAAATATCCTTTGGAATCCGTGCTTGTGACCGGCGGGTCGCGTCCGGGAATCTACGGCACGTATCGCGCAGTTGTTGACCCGGAAGATCGTGTCCTGTATCCGGTTCCGTCGTGGAACAATAATCACTACTGCCATCAGGTCGGGGCGCAAGGCGTACCTGTTATCTGTAACAGCGAAAACGCTTTTCTCCCCACACGAAAAGATCTCGAGCCGCATATTCGTGGAGCACGATTGCTTGCCCTCAACTCTCCGCTGAATCCGACCGGAACGGCGTTCAGCAAAGAGGCGCTGGAGGAAATCTGCGATCTTGTGTTGGAGGAGAATGCGCGCCGCGGACACGATGAGCGACCGCTGTTTGTAATGTATGATCAAGTATATTGGATGCTGACATTCGGCGCGACCGTGCATTACAATCCGGTAACTCTGCGTCCCGAAATGGAGCCGTACACGGTTTTCGTTGACGGCATTTCAAAACCGTTTGCCGCAACGGGAGTTCGCGTCGGCTGGGTTGTCGGTCCGCCGGATGTAGTTCAGAAAATGTCGAGCATCATCGGGCATGTCGGGGCATGGGCGCCGCGTGCCGAGCAAGTCGCGGTAGCCAAACTCCTGAGCGCCACCGATCAGGTCAAAGCATACCACAAGAAAATGAAGGCGGGACTGCAATCACGACTTGATGCCTTGTACAAGGGCCTTCTCTTGTTACGCAAGCAGGGCTTGCCGGTCGATGCGATTACTCCGATGGGCGCGATATATTTGACAGCCCGCTTCGCGTTGAACGGAAGAAAGACACCGTCGGGCGACATGCTTGACACAAACGAGGACATACGCCGCTACCTCTTGCATCACGCGGGATTGGCCATTGTGCCGTTTCAGGCGTTCGGAATGAATGAAGAGTCAGGATGGTTCAGACTTTCCGTGGGAGCAGTCTCGCTGGCCGAGATTCGAGAGATGTTGCCCCTGCTCGAAAAATCACTTCACCAACTTTCCCATTAA